Proteins from a genomic interval of Cognatishimia sp. WU-CL00825:
- a CDS encoding glutathione S-transferase family protein — protein MTFTLYHHGSSVCAAKVRFALDEKGIDWDGKYIDILKGEQFDPEYMKLNPKAVVPTLVHNETVITDSTVICEYLDHIVPENPMHPSDPWEYAQVRYWTKAVDEDLHPACGAMTFVCSHRHTVLKNLGEDGVKKFLASTPPISVTSDWKSQKDGFTRYGFKATGATEKVRLYDTYLHKMEDALSDGSDWLVGNKFSIADVAMTPYVNRLAMMSMRDMWENGRLPNVENWFSRIEALPNFKKCFLDWVPEDLTNDLRENGAKSWPEVAKILEIEI, from the coding sequence ATGACTTTTACACTTTATCACCACGGTTCCTCGGTTTGCGCTGCAAAAGTACGCTTTGCTTTGGACGAGAAGGGAATCGATTGGGATGGCAAATATATCGATATTCTAAAAGGTGAACAGTTTGATCCTGAGTATATGAAACTCAATCCAAAGGCAGTTGTTCCAACGTTGGTCCATAATGAAACTGTGATAACGGATTCCACCGTTATTTGTGAGTATCTAGATCACATCGTGCCTGAAAACCCGATGCATCCGTCTGACCCATGGGAATATGCACAAGTTCGCTATTGGACCAAGGCGGTTGATGAAGATCTGCACCCAGCCTGCGGTGCGATGACTTTCGTTTGTTCACATCGTCATACGGTTTTGAAGAACTTGGGCGAAGATGGCGTGAAAAAGTTCCTTGCCTCAACGCCACCAATTTCTGTGACGTCGGATTGGAAGAGTCAAAAAGATGGGTTCACGCGTTATGGTTTCAAAGCAACTGGGGCCACCGAAAAGGTAAGACTTTACGACACCTATCTGCATAAGATGGAAGATGCGCTGAGTGATGGTAGCGACTGGCTGGTTGGAAATAAATTCTCGATTGCCGACGTGGCTATGACCCCATACGTGAACCGCCTCGCAATGATGTCGATGCGAGATATGTGGGAGAACGGCCGGCTGCCGAATGTTGAAAACTGGTTTTCGCGCATCGAAGCTCTGCCTAACTTCAAGAAGTGTTTCCTGGATTGGGTGCCTGAAGACTTGACGAATGATTTACGCGAAAACGGTGCCAAAAGCTGGCCCGAGGTCGCCAAAATTCTTGAAATCGAAATTTGA
- a CDS encoding TRAP transporter large permease has product MTLLGLLGLLSLFVLLALRMPVALSMLGVGFVGTIIANANKFIAVGMAEDQAWARGFKVAYSNIAGETFEAASNYNLLVIPMFILMGNLAGVSGMSNDLFAAAYRWMGHLRGGLASATIAACAGFAALSGSSLASAVTMGRVALPEMKRYKYSDSLATGSVAAGGTLGFLIPPSGGMIIYAVLTEQSIGRLFMAGVFPGIILTLLFIGAIYFVVVRNPEAGPRGERFDRAERIASLWRAVPIIAVVLVTIGGMYTGFFTPVEASSVGAFFTFLVAAWRRSLKWKASKAVIVETMNATATVFMIIIGAFVFIPFMSLTELPAQLVTILTSLPIGEIGILLIVVLIYMFLGMFLEAMAMLVLTIPVVIPIAVALDWDLIWFGIIVVIVLEMGMISPPVGINVFIVKSIAPDVPMSHIFRGIWPFWFAMVAMIGLLILFPQIALFLPQAVVGG; this is encoded by the coding sequence ATGACGCTTCTAGGCCTATTGGGCCTGCTGAGCCTTTTTGTTCTTTTGGCACTTCGGATGCCCGTTGCGCTGTCGATGCTAGGCGTCGGATTTGTTGGCACAATCATAGCCAACGCAAACAAGTTTATCGCCGTGGGAATGGCTGAAGACCAGGCTTGGGCGCGCGGATTTAAAGTCGCATACTCCAATATAGCTGGTGAAACCTTTGAGGCTGCTTCAAACTATAACCTATTGGTTATCCCGATGTTCATACTGATGGGGAACTTAGCAGGCGTTTCTGGCATGTCTAACGACTTGTTCGCAGCAGCATATCGTTGGATGGGCCACTTGCGTGGCGGTTTAGCTTCAGCAACCATCGCCGCCTGTGCTGGATTTGCGGCGCTTTCGGGATCGTCACTGGCATCTGCAGTCACCATGGGTCGTGTGGCTCTACCGGAAATGAAACGTTATAAATACTCCGATAGCCTCGCCACTGGCTCTGTTGCAGCAGGGGGCACACTGGGGTTTTTGATCCCTCCTTCAGGGGGCATGATCATCTATGCGGTGCTGACAGAGCAATCGATTGGACGGCTCTTCATGGCAGGAGTGTTCCCAGGCATCATCTTGACCCTGCTGTTCATCGGAGCGATCTATTTCGTTGTGGTGCGCAATCCTGAGGCCGGTCCGCGTGGTGAACGCTTTGATCGTGCAGAAAGAATCGCTTCATTGTGGCGTGCCGTTCCAATTATCGCAGTAGTTCTCGTGACCATTGGCGGCATGTACACGGGTTTCTTTACACCTGTTGAAGCTTCTTCGGTTGGTGCCTTTTTCACCTTTCTGGTGGCCGCTTGGCGCCGTTCATTGAAATGGAAAGCTTCAAAGGCTGTGATCGTTGAAACGATGAATGCAACTGCAACCGTCTTCATGATCATCATCGGTGCATTCGTGTTTATTCCTTTCATGTCACTGACGGAACTACCCGCCCAATTGGTTACTATTCTGACGTCGCTTCCAATTGGTGAAATCGGCATTCTTTTGATCGTCGTTCTAATCTATATGTTTCTTGGCATGTTCCTTGAAGCCATGGCTATGCTGGTGTTGACCATTCCGGTGGTGATCCCAATCGCCGTTGCCCTGGACTGGGACCTGATCTGGTTCGGCATCATCGTGGTAATCGTGCTCGAGATGGGCATGATCAGCCCGCCCGTTGGAATCAACGTCTTCATTGTGAAGTCCATCGCCCCGGATGTGCCCATGAGCCACATCTTCCGTGGAATCTGGCCTTTCTGGTTCGCCATGGTTGCGATGATTGGTCTTCTCATCCTCTTCCCGCAAATCGCGCTGTTCTTACCGCAAGCCGTTGTCGGCGGATAG
- a CDS encoding glucose 1-dehydrogenase produces MGRLEGKTAVITGAARGIGAVMATRMAEEGANVVVTDVLDTADTVAAIKSTGGSAIGLNVNITSDDDLATMVQATEKEFGRLDILVNNASIFAALEPKPFMQIDNDEFDKVMLVNARGVHQATKAVVPAMLRAGGGKIVNIASGTFFYGPPGLSHYTASKGAVIALTRCFGRELGDKNIQVNAIAPGLTESEALQGHAGFDPARAPTVQSRSIKREMLPEDLLGSLMYLITPDSNFVTGQTLNVDGGKVNL; encoded by the coding sequence ATGGGACGCCTAGAAGGAAAAACTGCTGTCATCACCGGCGCAGCTCGCGGAATCGGCGCAGTGATGGCCACTCGCATGGCTGAAGAAGGTGCAAATGTTGTGGTCACGGATGTGTTGGATACCGCAGACACAGTTGCGGCGATCAAAAGCACGGGCGGTTCTGCGATCGGATTAAACGTTAACATCACTTCGGACGATGACCTTGCCACCATGGTCCAAGCTACCGAAAAGGAATTTGGTAGGCTAGATATTCTCGTCAACAACGCATCTATTTTTGCAGCGCTTGAACCAAAACCGTTTATGCAGATCGACAATGACGAATTTGACAAAGTTATGCTCGTAAACGCTCGTGGTGTGCATCAGGCAACCAAGGCGGTCGTCCCAGCTATGTTACGAGCCGGCGGTGGCAAAATTGTTAATATTGCTTCAGGGACCTTCTTTTACGGTCCTCCTGGTTTGTCGCATTACACCGCATCAAAAGGGGCGGTCATTGCGTTGACCCGCTGCTTTGGTCGCGAGCTTGGAGACAAGAACATCCAAGTTAATGCGATTGCACCGGGTTTGACTGAAAGTGAAGCGCTTCAGGGCCACGCTGGCTTTGATCCGGCGCGCGCGCCAACTGTCCAGTCTCGTTCGATAAAGCGTGAAATGCTGCCTGAAGACCTGCTAGGGTCGCTTATGTACCTGATCACGCCAGACAGCAATTTTGTGACGGGCCAGACGTTGAACGTGGACGGTGGCAAAGTAAACCTCTGA
- a CDS encoding glutathione S-transferase family protein, protein MVVIVPSNKSVESFEGLHLYHGAISNCSMRVRIALIEKGLDWESHHLDLLKKENITEEYFGINPNGLVPTLIDNGVVHIESNDIIDYLDDVYPEPSLRAENNDEMMEWLHLAAAIHVPACKPYVYATKMAAKIKKTAEEQAKYDALQKNQELKEFHDKHSGDKSFSTSDFDKAKAILGACFAKLEMTLEGRNWIMGDQFTLADISWIPLHFVIDACGYDFGKFPNVQKWAAAFQTKESYQQGVLKWCPDFSQV, encoded by the coding sequence ATGGTCGTTATTGTTCCTTCAAACAAATCGGTAGAGTCTTTTGAGGGGCTGCACCTTTATCACGGTGCGATTTCAAATTGCTCAATGAGAGTACGGATAGCTTTGATCGAAAAAGGACTGGATTGGGAAAGTCATCATCTCGATCTACTGAAAAAGGAGAACATAACCGAAGAGTATTTTGGTATTAACCCGAATGGTTTGGTGCCGACTTTGATCGACAACGGCGTGGTTCACATCGAGTCAAATGATATTATTGACTACCTGGATGATGTCTATCCGGAGCCCTCGTTGCGCGCTGAAAACAATGACGAAATGATGGAGTGGTTGCATTTAGCGGCAGCGATACACGTGCCAGCGTGCAAGCCATACGTTTATGCAACAAAAATGGCCGCAAAGATTAAGAAAACTGCGGAAGAACAAGCAAAATACGACGCGCTACAAAAGAATCAGGAACTGAAAGAGTTTCATGACAAACACTCTGGAGACAAAAGCTTCAGTACCAGTGATTTCGACAAAGCCAAGGCGATTTTGGGAGCGTGTTTTGCCAAGCTCGAAATGACCTTGGAGGGTCGCAATTGGATTATGGGCGACCAGTTTACACTGGCAGATATTTCGTGGATCCCACTCCACTTCGTTATCGACGCCTGTGGGTATGACTTCGGGAAATTTCCGAATGTCCAAAAGTGGGCTGCAGCATTCCAAACCAAAGAAAGCTATCAACAAGGCGTCCTAAAGTGGTGTCCTGACTTTTCTCAAGTTTGA
- a CDS encoding cupin domain-containing protein gives MSKRYSYVPAGGGTNYEWSADHTFVKVSSADTGGHYTLMEDNLEANFKLGLHLHCYHAETFYILEGSVDFYIDGDWMTAALGTCLHVPPGVEHACIISEGCDAARMLMIYQPSGFDQYLEELVKFSDADFENNAKVAALNKKYDIVNVGPVPAR, from the coding sequence ATGAGCAAGCGATATTCATATGTTCCGGCGGGTGGCGGGACAAATTACGAATGGTCCGCAGACCACACATTTGTCAAAGTCTCGTCCGCAGATACCGGCGGACATTACACTCTGATGGAGGACAACTTGGAAGCCAATTTCAAGTTGGGTCTTCATTTGCATTGTTACCATGCTGAGACCTTTTATATATTAGAAGGTTCGGTCGATTTTTACATTGACGGAGACTGGATGACAGCAGCGCTAGGGACCTGTCTTCATGTTCCGCCCGGGGTCGAACACGCTTGCATCATATCTGAAGGCTGCGACGCTGCACGCATGCTGATGATCTACCAGCCATCTGGTTTTGATCAGTACCTCGAAGAGCTTGTCAAATTCAGCGACGCAGATTTTGAGAACAATGCAAAAGTGGCTGCACTAAACAAGAAATACGACATCGTGAATGTTGGACCAGTTCCAGCACGCTAG
- a CDS encoding TRAP transporter small permease, whose amino-acid sequence MSSEIEKFPLIEQLDRVLTWVSLFCGGLTLVFMTGFSVWNVLIMRKALNSPIVGAEDLLILSLVVIVALSIPLGARTGAHIEIEVLEARMSKGFAKWSMIAVKLLGFGLLCVMAQQLLHAGQNAVRFGETTQQLLISFEPFYYLLAASSSFYALVLVLDIWQLMQSDQVVKLKIGEGEL is encoded by the coding sequence ATGTCGAGCGAAATCGAAAAATTTCCCTTAATAGAGCAACTTGACCGAGTTTTGACTTGGGTATCCCTGTTCTGTGGCGGGCTGACCCTTGTGTTCATGACTGGCTTCTCGGTTTGGAACGTCCTGATCATGCGCAAGGCGCTGAACTCTCCTATTGTCGGTGCAGAGGATCTTTTGATCTTGTCGCTTGTCGTAATAGTGGCGCTGTCCATCCCTCTAGGAGCGCGAACCGGGGCCCATATCGAGATAGAAGTACTTGAGGCGCGCATGTCCAAAGGCTTCGCAAAATGGTCCATGATAGCAGTCAAGCTACTTGGCTTTGGACTTCTTTGCGTGATGGCACAACAACTATTGCACGCTGGTCAAAACGCCGTGCGCTTTGGCGAAACCACTCAGCAGCTTCTGATCTCGTTTGAACCATTCTACTACCTTCTAGCGGCCTCGTCGTCGTTCTATGCCTTGGTGCTGGTGCTCGATATCTGGCAACTAATGCAGTCTGACCAGGTCGTGAAATTGAAAATTGGGGAGGGCGAACTGTGA
- a CDS encoding aldehyde dehydrogenase family protein, whose translation MDTKTTITSLQHFIGGAWVDAEDGATFEDLNPLDDRLYTLAAKGSSADMRKAVGAAKEAFPGYKKTLPKERELWLLRVAEIMEQRKDELINCLVDEIGSPFQKAMFEFDKGLTMIRAAAGICRNVRGETIPSDAPGKFSMSIREPLGVVAVITPFNVPLIKTTRLVANALAVGNTVVHLPSEMAPHLTVLFAEIVAEAGFPPGAYNVVTGFGHEIGDDLTGHKDVDFVTFTGSSVVGQHINEICAKNKTPNTLELGGKSPTVILADADLNEVVPLAARSIYMFAGQACIGSSRFYVERPLYDEFVERFSMVATKIGMGDLRDPKTVIAPIISERQRKRVADHIQDAVAKGANIVAGGNWEGNRCQATLLTDVTEEMTVCKSETFGPVSSIYPIDSYEEGLEKANDSEYGLSSAIFTKDINKAFHFAQNIGAGMCHINGPTIHDEAHVPFGGNGESGVGREGTDADMEAMTELKWVTVQL comes from the coding sequence ATGGACACCAAAACAACAATTACCTCGCTTCAACACTTTATTGGTGGCGCGTGGGTCGATGCCGAAGATGGTGCAACGTTTGAGGATTTAAACCCGCTGGATGACAGGCTTTATACTCTTGCGGCCAAAGGGAGCAGTGCAGATATGCGCAAAGCGGTGGGAGCTGCAAAAGAGGCGTTCCCAGGATATAAGAAAACCCTGCCCAAAGAGCGCGAACTTTGGTTGCTCCGCGTTGCAGAAATCATGGAACAGCGCAAAGATGAACTCATCAACTGCCTTGTGGATGAAATTGGTTCTCCGTTCCAAAAGGCCATGTTTGAGTTTGACAAGGGCCTGACTATGATCCGTGCAGCGGCGGGTATCTGCCGAAATGTGCGTGGGGAGACCATTCCTTCTGATGCTCCGGGCAAGTTTTCAATGTCTATTCGAGAGCCGCTTGGTGTAGTGGCTGTCATCACGCCGTTCAACGTACCATTGATTAAAACCACCCGGCTAGTGGCTAATGCTCTGGCAGTGGGAAATACCGTTGTACATCTCCCTTCCGAAATGGCACCGCATCTAACAGTTCTCTTTGCTGAGATCGTGGCCGAAGCCGGTTTTCCACCCGGCGCGTACAATGTCGTCACGGGCTTTGGGCACGAAATCGGCGACGATCTGACGGGGCATAAGGACGTGGATTTTGTGACCTTCACCGGGTCATCAGTTGTCGGTCAGCACATTAATGAGATTTGTGCGAAGAACAAGACACCGAACACGCTGGAGTTAGGGGGTAAAAGCCCAACCGTAATTCTCGCGGACGCGGACTTGAATGAAGTAGTGCCACTCGCTGCGCGTTCGATTTACATGTTTGCTGGCCAAGCCTGCATAGGCTCAAGTCGCTTCTATGTAGAACGTCCACTCTATGACGAGTTCGTCGAGCGTTTTTCAATGGTGGCAACCAAAATTGGAATGGGTGATCTTCGTGACCCAAAGACTGTTATTGCTCCAATTATCTCCGAGAGACAGCGGAAGCGAGTGGCCGATCACATCCAAGATGCGGTTGCTAAGGGTGCGAATATCGTTGCCGGTGGCAATTGGGAAGGCAATCGTTGTCAGGCAACGCTTTTGACCGACGTGACCGAAGAAATGACGGTTTGCAAAAGCGAAACCTTTGGACCTGTGAGCTCCATCTATCCAATTGATAGCTATGAGGAAGGGCTCGAAAAGGCAAATGATTCAGAGTACGGCCTGTCCTCGGCGATCTTCACCAAAGACATCAATAAAGCTTTCCATTTTGCGCAAAATATTGGTGCTGGGATGTGCCACATAAATGGGCCGACCATCCATGACGAGGCGCATGTGCCATTTGGAGGCAACGGAGAATCCGGTGTTGGGCGGGAGGGCACGGATGCCGATATGGAAGCAATGACAGAACTGAAATGGGTTACGGTGCAGCTATGA